aataacactatttctgtattttttttttatattattaaaataatttctccaaTAGGAAGAGGGTAGAACTGTATGCTGCTATGGTGGGGAATAAAACGGCGCCGTAAACTGTAATTACAAAACGCTGAGCGGCGCCCCCCGTCCGGGAGAGTATTGTATTTGTATCAGACTACTgaggaaataattattaataaaaagatgaaAGAGTCCTTATCCTGTTATCCGCACTGCTTTCTAGATACATAGTTCCGAAGATCCACGCGCACTATATCGACGTGCAAATTACGTACTACTGCTACTtcaatttacttaattttattattattattattattatttctcatGATTAAACCAGtttactttataaatattattgagtgaattacattttgtcataTGAACTATGTCTGTTTTTATACCTtggcatctaaatttttttttatgtcaacttgttatctcaactttgcaaaatttgcactttaccatatatgattattttttttattctttttgttagaaaagCATCATATGTTGTGCATATGCGAAAAGTATAACATCACATAAagtatcacatgtgcactgcatttgatatttcataaagttgaaatggtaagttgatacaaaaaaaaaaatgctaaagTATAAAAATCGTCATAGTTTGGatgccaaaatataatttatcgtcttattaatattaagataaaacttaaaaaaggagatttaatgataaaaacattaataattaatattatcactaaTTTGCATTAAGTGACAAAATCTTTTTAGTTACAACACAAAGTTTTATAATGtaatagtgataattattttacaaaacgTCGGACCATCTAAGCAAGTGAATTAGTAAGAATAAGTCTTAgtttatgacaaatatatatatatatatatatattagttattgtCGCACGCAGTTCTcgcgagcatataaaaaaaatcttaacatgagatgataaaagaaaaagaaatttgtttaaagaacaaattctaattatgaattataataaatgcagAGAAGGTGAGAGATAAATGTGGAGTAGTGGATagtttagagaaaaaaaaataattgtgagatattaaaaaatattaaaattactatttgacttttttttttaagtgagGAAATAAAGGGCAAGTTtggaaattcaaaaattggtatgacatctatttttttataatagtatatatatatttatcgaTGTAGATGTGTTATTGATTGTCTGTAATGAcgattttatacaaattacctTCActaataattagatttaattgtatttttagtcctataattataGTCATTTTATCACGTTATTCCTGTAATTAGGGTTGTAAAGTGGTCCTTcgaattttttaactttataatttgagAACAAAATTAACctgaacttttaaaatttgccaAAAAGTTGCATGAGTCAACTAGCGGCAATTTGACCCTTTCCGTTAAGTATTAACgaaaaattgagaatgagATCAACGCTGCAactatttttaactttttaaactaaaaataaattcccGTAAATCACAGGACCAAAAAGGGCATCGACCCTTCTTTGTCGGatcaaatatgcaatttagccGTGATCAAGGCAATGTGGCAGTCTAATGtattaatcatttaattatttagagtATTAAACATTGAGGGCTCCTTTACTTCAATGGTTATGATAAAATGGGACagctaataataataataaaatccacttaattttttgataactTATATGATAAAACATAGGACTAATATAATCTAATGTTTACTTCTAATGTCATAGGGCAAAATTTGCGAAAATTTTCCGTTTTCCATGTCTGCCCTTGCACCAAactatttgtttgttttaccTGATAAATTGCAACAACCTCTCCTaagatttgtcataattatgaatacattctcgttgtttaaaaagttacaaataaaTACCCCCCtgatgtttgaaaaaattatgtaattcttggatggGGGTATGACATTGTCAACTTTActcttattgtattttttaaaaaaaataaaaaccatataaaaaaatcgaacatgggtggatgaaaatcttaaaaattataaaaaaattaggcttaaaggcaattttcgtcccctaacttcaaGTCATTCTCCttttagtcccttaagttactagggttccattttggtcccgtaaaactgaaaaaatctccATTTTTGGTATAAATTTGGTCGGAAAGTTGAGCCACTTGCcagaaaaagtcacatgccaggcatgtgactttttaaattggggcttgcattgtgattggctgaaaaagAATGGAATCGACGGAGGTATCAACAGTTAGTTCGTGATGCAGTGTCCCTTACTCGAATTATTCTTGATGAGCTTAGACTCATTATACTTAGTGCTGAACTACCTCATAGCATTAGTACTGTCGCCGTATATAAAGTATAGCAGATATCATGGCCTACTTAAATTGctatttgatttgtatattttgtactttttctttacttaataaaatttaccattatcgaaatattttataatttcatcccAAATAAATAGCTTGtcaataaatatgaaataaaattatcatacaaTAATCTAAATACGCATCTTAAATTTCATTACACAAAGTAAACAAGAATGGATAGCCCAAGTGTTGCAGGGCACGCGCCAAGCATTGAGATTGGGGATTTCGATAAGTTTccatttttatcattaacagGTGGGTAGGATAGGTGTTGAGGCAGAGGTGGGGGAGGTGGGTGACAACTAAGGACGAAATTGGATAACTCCGAATCTCCCATCTAACCTTCCATATCTTGCAGCTTTCCATCTACAATTATTATCGAAAAATTCGGtccaatcaaatcaattataatataaatataatatatttattatgtataagGATAGATGAAGATTGGGTATTTTGGATTTCAAGTTTTTTGGGTTAGATACTCGATTTAAATCTTGATACAATCGGGTACCCAACTAATATGATAACTGATATCGGATACccaatttctttattaatttaaatagaaaaaagtaaaagtatatatttaaaagcatgcatttcttttaaaaagtttatactTCTAAATTGTAATCATGCCGAGTATTGATTAATCATGGTAAAACTTGAGcttttggtttgattttatttgatactAGTTAATAGttgctagaaaaaaaatatgactaTCAACTATAATTTAATAGCTATGGATTAAAAACGATAGTAAACAATTTTCATACCACAGTTTGACAAAACTGATGCAAAAGTATAGATTTTCTACtaagaaaaagatttttgaTATGGTTAATagtcatggtaaaaatattgcCATGACTTTAAccattgtaaatattttagccaccaTCACAGATATCACGACCAATAACTGTTGTATGGCCGTGGTCAATAAATACTTACTAcgattattttgattttaaccATGTCTAGTTTTTTATagcaattatttatttattataattttttgaatataattatttgtaatgtAACGAAAgctcaattatatatatatatatattatatatatatatatatgttgtagtgATGTCTATACTAAAGTGGGTAACATAGGAAAACAGAAATGAAAAGCATTTAAAATTGAGTGTAGTGGTGCTCATACTTATCCATTGGGCTTCCCACCTCTGTTGTCCATCTGGCCCTCCATATATATCCCTCTCTATTTTCACCCAAAAGATTATCAAATTCCACACTGTTCACACACTGTTTTACAAACTACAAAGgctgctatatatatatatatatcctttcTCCCAAGAAGAAGActctcctctctctttctttctctctcttcatctctctctctctatatatatatatgtgcgtgGTGTATTGTTTGGAAGGTTTATTAATAGAGGAAAAGTATAGGTTTTGGTTTGAGGATAATGAGATTGAATATGGAGTCGAGAACGACGTCGATCTTGAACAGAGAAAGCAGGCATGGGATCATGGGTGAGCAAGTAATGGTTATGGGTCATCATCGTCATCGTCATGGTCATCATCCCAGTTCTTGCAGACAAGTAGTGTGTGATGAAGAAGTGAAGTCTTGTTATGATGATGATTcttcaccatcatcatcatcatcatcatcaccatcaccatcaccatcaccatcaccatcaccatcaccatcatcatcatcatcatgtcCCTTGCAAGACATGTCCTCCTTACTCCAACAACTTCCTCTCAAGTATGTTCTTCTTACTTTTGTAGTTCTCTAtttgtctttaatttttcttttaatactgaattctatgttttttttgttaggtttaaatatatttttaacccCATTATTTAGGTTATTTGGGTTTCGttcgtttattttttataatttattttagtcctgtattttttttaattttcataattttaattttttttcagtaGAGTTCAAACTTTATTATCGAAAAAATACACCTGTGAGCTCCTAAAATTTTGgcttttttaacttttttcaatatttttatcttttaatattttaaacttgtatgtattttttgtgattttaattaaaattcagcCTTCACACCTCTGGAGTTGAACCccatgaataaaaaaattaaaattataaaaactagaAGGATCAAAACgctattctaaaaaattaaaggatgaaaatattaattaatttaaattatagtacgaaaaaaatatatctcatgccattttttattctatttcatgtatatatgttgAGCCTATAAGAATACCTTATTTattgcatttaaaaataatcatacatataatacttaatattgagtaaaataaaaaattgcaacgGATTGCTGTGAAGCTTTGATAGTATTTGTCAATTATGTCAATAATTGATGTCACACACATGTGATTATAACCCATTTACTTACACAAatattgtgaatttttttttataaaaaaaataataatctgtCTTAAGTCCATTCGgattgtttcttttccttttctagaGCACTAAACATTAATTGTTCctctaaaaattttgaagtaaTTTCAAAGATATCCCTCAATTATGCTCAAATTCCATTCTCCTCTAATAAGATATACCcttgcaataaaattaatatcactAACAAGAAAAgttaacactattattaaataaaatatttataataatttctctGATTTGAGATAGTTGAGGATTgtataaatatagtttttgcGAATTTCGAGGAAGGTTAAATATTAATCCCCTCCCGACTGCCATAATTAGCAAAGTTGAGGTTTCCGTTATATGTTTGGGATGTTGTTATACTACATAGTTGGTATTATCTACATTAATAGTAAGTGttgtttagattttatttatctgaTATTATTGACCtatatgattgttgtaattatctttattaggtattaatttatatcgagttattttaattagtaactGTCCCATCgctccaaattaaaaaaaaaaaacaaaattgaaatcttatttatataattataactcgTATAATTGGACCCGAGATGTGATTTCAATATAAGTacaatcatttaaaaaagtttttccTCGCACtcgaaattctaatttatttaattattttgtagagtgtaaaataataataataataattattattattgaattattattattattttgagattttgatTTGGTGAGCAGGAGAGGGTTGTCTAAGCACTACAATGGGAAGTCACAATCGTTCACAAGTTTATCAAATGTGAGGAGCATAGAAGACCTTCCCAAGCATGATCAGATTCATGAGATTCAGATCAACAAGAAGCTCAAGACATGCAAATGCTATGGGGCTGCCTCCACGACGTCGTTTCCACGGAACAACACCACTTGTTCTAGCCTTGTTGGTTCAGCTAAGAACCCACCAATCAAGGAGTCCACTTTTTCTTCACTTGTGATTGGTGGAAGGACCAATTCCACCTTTCttccaattaataataataataataataataataatagggCTCCAATTCCCCACCCACCCCATAGATCAACAAGTATGATTAGTGGCTAATTAATCTAGCTTAGTTTGtgtctttttgtttattttttcatttttaaattaaatgtttttCTATGTCgaaatatgtatgtatatgtccCCTAATGCTTaagaaagtatttttttttaattaattcagttGAATTGGAAGCGAAATGGGCTCGAgtagtttaatattttcaaggatacttttattatttttttagcaatgaatgtgaatttgattaaattttgccgaatgataattacattcaaattcaatttattaaattgaagaaatgagctcgagttgaaattttttatcgGGCCAATAACATAGAACCTCCATCTATTTAAAAaactcaattaaaattttttattgtattttaaaaataaattaaaaatcacacctattttaaaatgtagcTCATATGTTCCTCtctgttaaatataattaatgatattaattttttgaaaagtgattattatgtttttacttattatatattattttttattttagtaatgggTGGATCCTCTTCGAGTAtatgaaaattgtaaaatctGTTCAATTAGATTCAATCTTTatatcttgaatttatatatgtacaattaattatataaaagataaactTGATAGATTGTCCAAGTGGAACATAATGATTCTCAATAGCAGAGATAGGGCATAAGGCAACCTGACGTCCAGTACTCTATGTAAAATTTGGAAATTGATGAATACAGACCACACCAAATGAATCGTCATCAACAAGTACAAGTAGTAGCTAATCTaatgttagaaaaagaaatcgtGAAAGCACTACAAATAGCATGTGAGAGTAATCGACATTCAGGTATAGAATCCTATTGTGGTTCTGTACTAACATACTATCAAGGTTTCGACTATCATGTATTGCCACCTCAACCACTTCCTCAGCTTTCTTCGAATATACCATTAAGGTGTATTCTCACAAGTGCCTTACGGGTTACCATCTCAACCAGTGATGTATTTTCCTTATGGAGTACCTTCTCACCTGACCGGTGTTTACATCATGCCTTCTAATCAGAATTACTCGCCTACTTCACATGATTACTATTGGAGgagtgatgatgatgatggtggtggtggtggtggtcaTTTTGAGCGTCACCGgtattttactttcttttttgattatacatgtataatcttaagtatttttgtcattaattttattgatgtttgaaattataaaacttttggttttgaaatattatatagtaatttgtgatgctttattatttttataattttacaatttttttaaagtttgtaAGCATTATATAACACATTTACTTCGTATTACCCAATAATATCCCGATACGCTGCGACCGATGTGAAGCAATGCCGTCGATATTATTGTTGATACCATAATGGAGCTACCTTTGTTGTTGCTATTTTCAGGCGTAGGAAGGTAGaaatttcttcaagttttCCGATGTGTTTGGAAGATTTCAAAGATGAATATGACGTGATTTAGGACTGCAATTTCGCGCCACAATGTGGGGATTAGCTAACATCCCTTGGAGTGTAGTTTTCGATGGGAATTGGGCAGTTGGGGATTCAAATGGTGTCCTCATCTATTTGTTAGGTTGAGTGAAgatcacttctttttttttttgggtgaaatgtaagttttcattcatccaataatatttacaaagtACTCCGAGCATACCCGCAGAGATACAAAGGGACCCTCACTAAAGTTTAAAGAGCAATTAAACCGTGTGGGAGAAGTGTCAAGAGGAGCCTATACACTGTGATCTTGACTGAGATAATAAGCCCCTCGGGATTGGGTTTAGCGCCTTCAAAGATGACTTCATTGCGATGTCTCCAAAGGGTGTGAACCGTGCATGCCAAAGCTAGGTTATGAACGGAGAGCCGGTTTTCTCCTTCTTTAACCATTTCACCGCGCTGTGCAGGGTGGACATACGTCGATTAATCCCAAGCCATTGTCGGATATGGGACCAAACATAGTTGCTGAACGGACACTCAAAGAAAAGGCGTTTGGCCGATTTCTTAATGTTGATGCAAAGTGAGCACAAATCCTCCTCATGGAGGAATCCAAGTCTGTCCCTCGTAGCTAATCTGCCGCGCAAGCCAAGCCACACGGTGGGATGAAAACCTTCCAGATAGATGCTTTCCAAGGCTGTCTCGTAAGTTTCGGCCTAAAGTACTCATATGCTTTCGACATTTGGAGACCCTTAGTGGTAGCCCATCCCGTCATATGTTCAATTATTGTCGCCGGTGACCCAAAAGCAGTGAACCCTATTGCGGATATCAGCAAGCCGTTGAAGGAGTGGAGAATCCCCCTTCTTCGGTTGCCAGTCCCAAATCGAGGCACCTCTAAGGTAGACACCGTTGACCCACTGCACTCACAATGTGTCTGCCTTACGGTGGATGTTCCATAGGATGCGTGCAAGGAGCGCAACATTCCTAGATTGAATGTGCCTAATACCAAGACCACCTTCCTCCTTGGGATGGCATATTTCCTCCCAAGCAACTGGTGCCCTCCTTGAGTTCCATAGAAAATTCCTACAAAGTCGGTGAATTTTCTCGATGACCGCCGCTGAAAGAGGGAAAACTTGGAGCCAAAAACAGTCCACGCCCTGAATAACCGAAAAATAAGTTCCAATCGGCTTTCCACTTCGAAATGCAGTTGGCAATTTGATCTAGAAGCGGTGAGTAATTGTTGACTGTAAGCCTTTGTGCCGCTAGTGGAATGCCAAGGTATCGGATTGGCATCTCGCCTCTCGCAAACTCTGTCCTAGCAAGAATCTCGTCAAGCTCCTCATTCCGGATGCCCGCTGTAAAAATGCATGATTTGGAGGTATTGACGGAAAGGCCGGATGCGTCCTTAAACTCTTGCAGGCATTCCATCAAGATGTGGATAGATGGAAGGTCTCCTCGAGAGAAAAAGCATCAGGTCGTCGGCAAAGGGGAGCAACGTAATAAGAAGGTTTTTTAGGGGACGATGAAGACTCCTCCTGAAACTGTTTAGACTCCTCCCGAAACTGTTTCCTTTACAATTGGCTTTCTGTCAGGCATTTCATCGGGTTGGCTTCTGTCAGACAACTTTGGTAACACGACGGATTACGAGTGAACTTTGCTAGTGTTTATGAGTTACAATGTTCTTGTTCTATATTACTGCAGTTTGCTTAGAGGGATTGGTTTAGTTTGAATTATGTTT
Above is a genomic segment from Sesamum indicum cultivar Zhongzhi No. 13 linkage group LG13, S_indicum_v1.0, whole genome shotgun sequence containing:
- the LOC105175972 gene encoding putative uncharacterized protein DDB_G0277255, which encodes MRLNMESRTTSILNRESRHGIMGEQVMVMGHHRHRHGHHPSSCRQVVCDEEVKSCYDDDSSPSSSSSSSPSPSPSPSPSPSPSSSSSCPLQDMSSLLQQLPLKRGLSKHYNGKSQSFTSLSNVRSIEDLPKHDQIHEIQINKKLKTCKCYGAASTTSFPRNNTTCSSLVGSAKNPPIKESTFSSLVIGGRTNSTFLPINNNNNNNNNRAPIPHPPHRSTSMISG